The DNA region AACAACATTCTTTCAGTTCCAAACTGTCTTTAAAGCCCATGATGAAACATATCTTTCAGGAGAGTTTTTAAGACAATGATTTGGTCTTGATCACAACAATTGCTCGTTCTCTGATGGACGTGCTGAAACAACAGAACGTTTCTATTTGAATGTAAGTTTGCTTGTGTCTTCTGTAAAGATTTGCATTACTGGTTATTTGCTAAATTTGACAATCTCCAAattatcaaaagaaaatgtgatgttgGTGTGTTTATGTAAAATGGAACATATGATTTGGCAATCAACATTTTTGTTATTCTTGGAAAACTCTTTTTACATACATCTTGAAAACAACTGAGCATAGAAGCCCCCAggctcctccttttctttttctttaatttatatATGAATGTTCTGCCCtcttgtataataataataatcctttatatttcccccatggggatccataaaggattattattattattgtattgtttatgtttgtttcatctgtctGGATGCTTGTCTGGATAATAGGAGGTTTATATAGTACAGTGCCAATTCTTTGGACATCACTTTCAGTTGTCATACATCCATGTTTAAAGGGCTCTGACCGAGAACATCTTCCCTCGGCTCCCATGATGGGCGTGTGAAGGCATCTCCGCCTGTGTGGCGAGTGTGGACACTTCTCACCAAGCGCTCCCTCAGACTGTGTCCAGCCCACTTGCTCCAAGCTGATTGGTTGAGCCGATGAAGAGCAACGTTTGAATTTCATTTGGAGTCTGTTGTGTTTGGTGACTATCAACAGTCGGACACTTCGGCCTCCAGTATTTTATAAAACATTGAATTCGGGAATATTACTCCATTCCACAGGTACGTTCACAGGCCGAAAGACCTACAGGAGCGTGTTAATATGAGAACGTTAACTCACAGTGACGTTGTTAACTTGAAATAGCACCTCATAGCAAAAGCGAATCGAGCtaacgctaacgttagcttgaaTTGTAGTAACCCTCAGTTAAATTCAACGTAGCTAGTTGTGTTCAGTGTCCTCAATTATATAAGCTATGGACGGATATTGTGTATTTTAACGTTGTTTTACACAAAGGTTTCGGTTGCCGTGTCTGTCCACCATGAGCTCACTAAGAGAGAACCCAGTACCTCAGGGTCCCTCTGCAGTGGCTCACAGGACCAAGCTTAAATCATCATTGTTggtgtctgtatttgtctggCATTACcagcaaatgaaaaatgaatgggAGATGAAGCATGTAATGTCCTCAGTTTTTCAGACCTTGGATGCAGTATATTTCCTCTTATGGTCCTGACCTGTTAATTGGAGGCAATGCGTCATAACACATCTACCAGCCGCCGGAAGGCCAGGACCCCCCAACGTCGCCCCCCGCTGCCAGCCCCGGGGACCTCTGATCCAACACCCAAGTCCCCAAGAAGAAGTGGAGTTACAAGTGAGACTGACTGAAGTTGTGGTGTTGATGTGTGAGGTAATGGCCGTGTTCAGACCTGGCACTAACGTGGGTCTTTTGTGATCTgatcacaagtggacagctGGAAGTACAGGCGTGAATGCACCCAAGACATATGGGACACACTGAGATCCAATTATTCAGACCACATTTGGAGGAGGTCTGGGCTGCATATGACCACATGTTTAAGTGTACATGGGGGCCACATGAAGGACTGCCTACTCTACTGACGTCCTCTGCCTAAGCAGAAGTTATGCCGATATTTAGGCAATATTTAACTTACCATGAGAACTAAAATATGTTCTAAAAATTCAGTTGAATTTGTGCCCTGCTGTGCATTTAGAGATGTTTCTGGTGGCACAGCATTTCTGTCCACTGAGCCCCATTTTAAAtccttaatgtctttttttcatggGTCTGATAACCAGCATCCTTGTTCTCCATATGCCTGCTCACTAAACTACTACTATTATGATATTAAAGATAAGACAATAATGTGAAACggaagcacagacacacagattttTAACAGGAACCTTTTGTTTAGTCTGCCGTTGTAGAGGAGAAAGTGCtatgaaattgattttttaagtctttttagtcttttataaatgtttgtacaaatgatTGATATGTTTATTTGCATACAGAGCAATAAAATGAATGTCCACTTGTGATCTGATCACCCAAGACATATCTTAATGCCAGGTCTGAACAGGAACAAAGATTATTattcacacagagaaataagtCACTACTTTTGTCTACACTGAATGCAAGTACAACTTCTGAAGAACAAGCAACGTCATTTAACAAAGCTGCTGTTAGGAACGTACTCCATAAGCTAAAGCTCTTCTGTCACCTGTACAAGGGGAGGTTGAATTACTTGACCTGTGTGTCAAATGTATTCCTTTAGAGGAAAGCCTGTCCCAACAAACACTCTACCTGTTTTCCAGAGCAGCCTCCTATGTCTCCCCGGAAGAGAAGGTTTCGACCAGGAACCAGGGCCTTAATGGAAATCCGCAAGTACCAGAAAAGCACAGATCTTCTGCTTAGGAAGGAGCCCTTCTCTCGCCTGGTGAGTCAAACAGTGGCCATTTTAAGTCAGAAGTAAGTAAGACAGAAGTAAAGCTCACTGTTGAAGAGAAGTTGATGAGGCAAAATGCTCTCTTTGAGAACTGGTGATTAAAAAGTCTTCGTTACTCCCTCCTGGTTCAGGTTCGTGAGGTGTGCCAGAGTTTTTCCAGAGAGGCTCTCCGGTGGCAGGTCTATGCTCTTCTAGCCCTGCAAGAGGTGAGCTGTTGCCTCTTCCACCAACCAAACAACGTGCTGTAGTTTGTAGCAGTAGTCTGCTAGTTTCAGTCTTACATTCCACCAcccaatattattttataatcagtGACACCAGCCCAGATGTCAACCTGtcggagttttttttttttaacaacataGACGACAagaggttcatcttggatgtCGAAAAACACCTTCACTTTAACCTGctgtctgtaggctacagcacaatACATGGTATTATAGTGGTATAAAAAAGACCAAATCACCAAAATCTTAGCAAGACAACTAATCAGCCAGGTGAAATTCTCCTGCTGGGATTTTAAGTTGTGCAGAGGATGGAACAAAACTGGAACAGCTGGAACGCAACACAGCTGTACCCTGTGGGATTTCAGGGTTATACAATTGATTAACCATCACACAACCGtttcaaagcataaaatacataaatggtATGCATAAATAGTTTTACAAGCTATTGTTATTCGCAGCACTTGGCTGTGATTGTGGCCAATGGCTTCACAGCCTCTCTGTAAGCAAATTGTTAGTGAAATACTTCACTTTTCAGCAGGGCTGTACAAATAGTATGCTAGCCAGCAATAGCACTGTGCTCCAACAACTGACCTAGCAATGTCATAGCCTGTAAGTTAACATCAATTTGCTTTAACCCAGTCAGTGCCCCCAACCCCAACCAGTAACTATTAGTTGCCTACAAAGAAACCAGGCCCCACTACCTCAGTAACAACAACACAGGAGGCTATGAACTTTTGTAGAGTTATTGACTACCTTGATTCTGCAAAGCACACAGGCTCTGTCCAGTCCTTTCAATATGTGCTGTGGCTAGTGATGTTGGCtaatttatcaaaataaattgATCATTATTTTATCAATCACTGTGGTCAAACAGTGCTGCTAGAAATGTTTTCTGATAAATGTGATCACTTCTTCATTTAAGTCCTAAAAATGCATGAAGAGGACCCGACTTAACAAATACCACCCCAGTCAGCTCTTGGCTTAGTATTTGATATGGTTCAAATGATTTTAGTCACATTTGGTTGCTTTTGGATCATCACTTAAATCGAGTAACAGATCAGGTACACTAAAGTTTTGGGCCAATTCTAAAACCGACTCAATGAAATAACACATAACACTTTTTGCCACAGCTAAACTGTCCTGTTGTAGGGTTCTATTTTCATCAGCTCTATTCCCACAAGTTTATCCACACTTCTCCATAGCAGGGCTCCAGACTAACTTTTCTTCTGGTAGCTCTTGTGCTACCAACTGTCTCAGTTGGTCACACCAGCTCAGGATTGATTTCATATTAATCGATTACCTTGTATACTTGTAAATAGTTTCTACATTTTTATAACATAGTTTTGTATTGATGTAAAGATAGAACATAAAGTTTCAGTATAATAGGTTATCTCATATTAATTACCATTAGATGTGGCAGTTTCTAAGTATGTTTGATTTGGAAAGGTGGAGTAACAGCACCGTCCAGCTAGTTCACATGGCCTGCATTGTGAATACAAAGTCTGgtaatgaagaaaataattacatgaatttggtgtttgaaaaaaaaaaaaaatctcaaaaaaacCTCTAATTTCTTTGAATTAATCATCACCTGTTGTTTCTACTCTCTTGCCCTTCCAGGCTGCAGAGGCGTTTCTTGTCCTGCTATTCTCAGATGCAAACCTATGTGCCATCCATGCCAAGCGGGTCACTGTGTTCCCCCGTGACATTCAGCTGGCCAGGAGGATCCGCGGGGTGGATAACCTGTAAAAACAACCCCACAGAGTAGACGAGCGAGTTTCAGAATCAGGCACGATGTTCCATCTTAGCAGATTTTATACACTGAAGAATTTTACTACACATAATAGATCTGCTGTGTTAGTGTAATCACTGCTCTGTAATGTGTTGGTTTTGATATATTATTGATGTATACATATTGTGTTCCATTcatgtacatttattttgttaataaacagttttttctaTTACATGCCAGATGCGTTATTTTGGTTTGGACATAAGGAAAGATTTAACTATTAGTTAAAGCTGCGAGCGGTGATGAATGGGCTCTGCCCCACCTCCtaagaatgtgtttgtgtgggagaaaaaacaaaagcaaatacatGTCTACAAAAGCAATAAGTTCCTTGCACTTTCATCTTCATCTTAAAACAAAGAGAGACCTGGCTAGCACTActacaaacagagaaaagtcaAACTTATAACACAGGCCGGGCCTGAAGTAGCGTGTGGCGTCATCCATGGTTCTGTTGCAAAGATACAGACCCAGCACCCAGCATTGTGATATCAGGAGATTTGAAATCACGTCAGCCTCACCTCCCATCTGACATTGCACAGTATGTTGATTGTCCCACAAAGGAAAGCAAGACACTTGATCGGCTGTTTGCAAATGCCAAATAGGCATACACTGCTTCCAGTGCAACCTGGTCTTTCTAATATCTTCCTACAAACCCTGAGAACAGAGGCAGCCTGCAACCACCTGCACATTGGACAGCAGAGGCCAGAGTCTCTCAGGGCCTGCTTTGGGTGCACGGATTGGGATGTACTGCTGGGGTGACATTGACAGAATGGTTGAGTGCACTACAGACTACATTAACTTCTGTAGGGACAAGGTTATACCAGCAAGGACTGTATGCTGTTTTCCCAATAATAAACCCTGGATCACCAGTGACATTACGACTCTCCTCACCCATCCCCTCTTCCACTATCCCCTCCACCTGGGCCCACACTACAGACTAGGTGAGGGTGGAGCTCGAGAGGCTGCATCCAGAAAAAGCAGCTGGCCTGGATGGTGGTTGTCCAAGACTGTTTAAGGTCTGTGGAGCCTCTCCAGGGCATCTTCAGCCTGAGCCTGTAGACAGTGAGGGTCTGGTTCTGTGGAAAACATCATGTCTCGTTCCAGCAGCCAAAGTAGGGCAGCCAGATGAGCTAAACAACTACAGACCAATGGCCCTCACATCGCACATCATGAACACATTGGAGcggctgcttctcctcctcctgagaccacagtgtgaacacacactcagcttCCTACAGTTTGGGTACCAGGAAAATATGGGGGTGTAAGTTGCTCCACTGGTCTGACTTTCTCTTGGATGAGCCAGGTGGTGACTTGCTTTGTGCCCATCCAACACCATCCAACGTCCCACGCTTAGAGACAAGCTAGGAAACATGGGGGTGGATCATGGATTACCTGACAGGACAACCACAGTTCATCAGGCTGGGGATGTTGGTGAGCAGCACAGGGGCTCCATAGGGGactgttctgtctctgttcctGGTCACCCTGTACACATTGAGACTATGAGTCCTGCCACATCTACAAATATTCTGACAACACAGctattcaatcaatcaatcaatctttatttatatagcaccaatttATAACAGCGctatctcaagacgctttacataaagagcagctcagaccaaactctttaatgaagagagagacccaacattcaggaattcaacatgaaggattcaacaatccccacatgagcagcatcagatattatattaggacacagtggcaggaagaactcccctttaacaggaagaaacctcaaacagaaccagactcgggggggggggggggggactttcTGTCGGTCTGTGTTGgatggaggttggacagagagagagagagacagagagacacagagagagagagagacacagagagagagacacagagagagagacacagagagagagagagagagagagacacacagagagagagacagagagacaaaacaaacagcaaccaacatactaacagcagctatagcactgacaatggAATGTcactaataattagcaatatggtagcactggaaaaacatgacaggactaatatcagtaaaatgtgGCAGCAGCCAGcgatccacagcaggagaaccaggaccaggatccacaggaacctgagggatgagagaagcacagaaaggctccggggaagataccaagttagtaacagacattaaagagacatgaagcataaggatggagaggaagaggaggagaaaggagcccagtgcatcatgggagtcccccggcagtctgagcctatagcagcataactaggggctggtccaaggcctgagccagccgGGTACTCGTAACCTTAAAATGCCTTACAGATAAATTCCCACCCGTTCCCTAGTCCGTGAATGCGACATATAGTACACAGTTccggtgcagcagcagcagcagcagcagcagcagttagtTGTCAATAGCTATCAAGCTACTCTTCCGTGGCTACAATAAAGTCTCGGGTCCACTGAGTCGGAATGCGGACGTAGCTTGCTGCTCTTATGGCTTTTTCACCTGCATGCTCTGAGATAGAGTCGGAATGTTTTCAACCaacatggaaacaaaaagaGTTGAGATCCCCTCCGGCGTACTGGACGACCTCTGCAGGTAAGCAGAGGCTTTACCGACCTTTGCCATCGTGGCCTGGCCGTCCTCTTTTTAGAGGCTTTTAGATGTAGTGAGGTAGAAACGCAGGCTTCGCTGTATGCTGCGGTGCAGTAAGAGTCTTTGTGAGGCCGAAAACAACGGGCTAACGTTGGCGCTTTCTTCTGCGCACGTTCGTGTTTGTCGCAGGCAGCTCAGCCTGTTAATGTCGTGTTTGTTGTCTCACTTAACGCTGCACGAAATGTTCCACTTATGCTCTTCAGCGAAGTGGAAAAGCTGTTTTAGATCAAGTATACAGCACAAAGCCAGGGGGAGGATACTTGGGTTTGACCAATAAAGCACACATTTAGGAAGGACCAGTGGAGATACAGGTCATTCTTTTACACCTACAGCCTTTGTGTGGAGAAGAAATAGGCGTATCCACAGTGGGCACTGTATTAGGCACCCTACTATAGTCTGTAGTGGTCCAGTGGGCACTGTATTAGGCAACCTACTATAGTCTGTAGTGGTCCAGTGGGCACTGTATTAGGCAACCTACTATAGTCTGTAGTGGTCCAGTGGGCACTGTATTAGGCAACCTACTATAGTCTGTAGTGGTCCAGTGGGCACTGTATTAGGCACCCTACTGCAGTCTGTAGTGGTCCAGTCTGACTGCTGTGTCCTGGAGTGTTAAAGCACTGGTGGTGTTTCTACCTTTCTAACATCCCCCTCTTGTTTGGAAGTGTGTAAGACCAAACCTTAAACTAGGATCTTGGTAATAAACATTGAATTGAAATCACACGTGTTTGATCTGTTGTAGGTAGTACTGGCGTACCGAATGTTTTAGTTTCTGTCCACAATGAATGATATGTTGTTGCATGtccactgtgtgagtgtgtggatgtgaacaGGAAGTAAGACATGTCAGGGCTCAGTAAGTGCCCACAGCTCATTGTAATCAGATCCAGCCCTGATCcgtctctgctctgtttctccAGCCGGTTTATCCTGCATATCCCCAGTGAAGAGAGGGACAACGCTATCCGGGTGTGCTTCCAGATTGAGCTAGCCCATTGGTTCTACCTGGACTTCTGCATGCAGAACACTCCGGGAGCTCCTCACTGTGGGATAAGAGACTTTGCCAAAGCAGATATCCTTAAATGTGAACGACGATgttaaatgatttcatttttattcttttgttgtAATGGCAAATACCCAAAAGAAATGATCAGCGATTTTTAATCCAAACTAATATCAGCTATGTGTGTTTCTTGGGACCTCTTAAGGTTCATCCTCAAAAGAAGAAACCAACTTTAGCGCTTGTGTTTCTTTACATTATTTTCCTTGACAGCTGCAAACTCTTTCATCACTGTCCCTTTTTGCTGCCTCACGGAGAAGATGTGCAGAAAGTTCTGGAACAGTGGAAGGAGTATAAGATGGGTGTACCCACTTATGGAGCAATAATTCTAGATGAATCACTTGAAAATGTGAGTTGTTTTTGCTCACtaataaacagcagcaataTTTGACAGCCTTTTTGAAGTCATTTTAAGCTGCAGTTGGTAGCATTGAGAAGACAGTGGACCTCACTTCAGAATTTGAAAGAGTACAACTTCCAGggccctcttcctccctctccagtGCGCTTCAGTTCTGCCTTCAAACCCCCTCCCCACTGAGGAGGCTGTCATGCACAACAACTAAGCACAGCAACTGAAGAGGCGAGGTATACAATGGCGTACAATCAGTACACAACAGTAACACTGGGGGTGGCAAGCTTACTGTGGAGCTCCAGGCAGCTGACTGGCGCCGTGGAGCTGCCTGCTCCAGCGCAGCTGTTAGAAGATCACAAGCCAGCTTGCTGCAGAAGCTCCAGCCCGTGGGCAGgagccacagagctgctggctgaTTTTGTGGAGTTTAAATCCCACTGTTgcttgtgattgtgttttttaaatgatatacGTATTCCACATATTTGAGTTATGTTGAGGCAGCAAGAAAGACAAGCAGACATACCCACATACAAGCAGACGGATGGGTGGGAGTGGGCGTGGAGAAATTCACTTCTAATGTGAACACCCAGGCTGCTGCTTGCTATGCAGCATGTGCACGACCAGTGAGTGACACTGTGTCAGAGAAGACTCCTGGCCCTGATTCTTTAGGATTGCATTGGATTCTTGCAAATACTGCTAGGAGCACTAGGAGGAGCCAAGAACGTTTACACTTTTCAACAAATATGACGAAAATCCATTTTTATGAAAGTTACTGAACTTTTTCTGATGTATTACAACTTGGTTCTTATTTTCACATCTTTGTTAATCAAttctaaaactacaaaaataagacctATGTGgtaataaaccagaattattCTTATAAGGCTGGTTTTGTTTTATACTTAAGCTGTTTTTGCAGCAAATCCCACAAAAAGACAACCCCCTCCCCCATTTTATTGATGTTGCCtgagttatataaattaagcGTTTAGGATCTTCAAATGGTGAGAAAACCAGAATTCTACGCTCAGTTGTCAGTTCATTAGGAACACCTAGCTAAAACTTATGTAGTCTAATGCAACTGCCCTACAATAAGTCctaccttcatgaaggttaaaATGTTACGGTGTTTAAACTGTATTGGAGAGGTGTAGAAACATTTAGTGTCATTAAGCCTGGGGTTCAATAGCTATAAGGACAAAGAGCACTCCAACTGGTGTCTCAGTAGAGAGTAAAATAATCAGAAACAGTTTAGTGTGTGCAAGCCTTTGGTGAAGCATATATCCAAGAACAAAATGCTGTGCCAAAGTTCAATTGATTTAAAGATGTAGATGATTGATTCTACTCTATCTGGTCAAGTGATTTGTGAGCATCGAGAGACAAACAACTCTGGAGAACGGGATCCATCAAACATAATGTGTGTTAAATAATTAGCATAAATTACCAAAAAGTTGTCACCCAGAGCTTAATCCTGTTTGAGCAGGAGCTCCTATAAAGTTTCTGATCTTATCAAGTTTGTCTGCAGGGACCTTGGGTAGAATCTTATTATCACTTGAAGGCAGAAATGGAACTGTGGCTTGTGTCATGTTTGGCAGTAGTGACTTCTTTTCGACGGTCTCTGCAAGCACTTCTCTTAGAATAGAGAACATACTTGTTAGTAGGACACATTCATAGTTTGGTCTCTTtttgggatttgttgacaataataaaatatagaatattaccAACCTCGTACTTTGAAATTAGGAGGAAAAGTTAAATCATAAACTATCCTTTACATTCAGACTTAGTAATGTT from Pempheris klunzingeri isolate RE-2024b chromosome 19, fPemKlu1.hap1, whole genome shotgun sequence includes:
- the cenpa gene encoding histone H3-like centromeric protein A; the encoded protein is MRHNTSTSRRKARTPQRRPPLPAPGTSDPTPKSPRRSGVTKQPPMSPRKRRFRPGTRALMEIRKYQKSTDLLLRKEPFSRLVREVCQSFSREALRWQVYALLALQEAAEAFLVLLFSDANLCAIHAKRVTVFPRDIQLARRIRGVDNL